The following DNA comes from Ricinus communis isolate WT05 ecotype wild-type chromosome 10, ASM1957865v1, whole genome shotgun sequence.
aaaacaaaacaaaacaaaaatcaataaataaagaagatttGAAGCATCCACCAGTAATTAATTGCACCAAAACCAACCAGCatctataaataaagaagttaGAGAAGAAAACTTATATCCTTCTAAACAAGTTAGCCCCTATCATCTTCATCAGAagtttagaaaagaaaactcttAGTGTTGTGTTTGTCGATGATAGGAATGTTAAAGCTTATAGCAGCAACATGCAGCATTGCCTTTGTCTTCTTGACAATGGCAATGGCAAGTGGTCAGGGCTCTCACCAGAGAATTCAAGCCAAGCAGGTCAAGCAACTCCACAGAACGGCTTATCACTTTCAACCCCCTATGCACTGGATCAATGGTACAGTAACCCCTATTTTGGGTCTCTTTATTGTTCTTTTGTATTTCTTCCGAATGCATGCTtcaagaatataaatatatgatttcCTTTGATTGTTGACTACATGTAATCCattgtaaaataattcttttgccattttctttacaaaaagatttttcttttcttttatttgacgtttatgttttccaaatattattaatcttGCATCCTTAGATGGTAAAATTGAAAACATTTCCAAAAGTTCTTACATTAAATTTgtctttgtttttgtttttgtacGCATTTTTTATCACGTTACCGTCTTAATATTGACTTAATTAAAAGCAAGTATATAtggtataatttttctaaatcagtttttactttttgattttttttttaaattttttctcggagtagttttctttttcaaatttaattttcgaAAATCGCTATAAAACCCGCGTTCTTTCAAaaggtttttttctttaaagaaaaaaaattgacttATAAAATTGCTATAAAATTCAGATTTTtccaaaagttatttttagaattattaaaaattaaaaaaaaattataatctctATTCTAAAAGGCTGAGTTATCATAGTATCTACTAAAAAAAAGGGTGTGTTAAGGGCATTTTagcaaaatattaattatgtatagCAACAGAAATACTTCAAGGATTAAATCTCACTCTTTTCTTGTGCATGTAAAAGTCTTATTCTTAATTTCTACTATTTGTCAATCTCTGCGTTGCTCAAATTTTTGCTGTCAACtttgattataataaaagaatttctgcactcttgtttttaattttctctatGGTATCAAAATCGACTAACAGTAGATCGAATAGATACAATAAACATTTCATAACTGGCATAATTGGTAgaattaaatatcttttataactaataataaattatgtagaAATAGATGAAGTGTTTGTTTCCATATATATGATATCTGAAcactgagaaaataatattaaaatatatatttttagttacttttattttatggctATCTTGTGATCCCTGAAATATAAGATCttgcaagaaaatatttgtagGAAAATCCTATCCAATTATGAGAATCTGTATAGATTTTGTTGATGGAAATTAGCCATACAAAATACAAATGGGATCTCAGTTTTTCTATATCTTTACCcttttttccctttattttgatttgtatTAGAAGCTTTGTGTATAGGCttgtatatattaatatttttgagaatggtttattttgttcatttgaatatatattaattttctcatatttctcgttttttttttatagtttcaTGTGATATTTTTTCGTTCgatatctaattttttttttaataaattcagtTTATCACAATTGTTGATAAAATAGATTATGTAATTATATGACGCATTATGTATTATTTTCAATCAAACCAGAtcatgataaattattattgtcAAGCTTTTAAATGATgtgatttatgaatttgtatCTGGAGAATTGATTTTCTAGAAAAAAATCACTAATTtcgattttctttttgttgtatGGCATCCTTTGCTGGGGACGAATTTAAAACTACAATAGATCCAAAtggtaaataatttttctaacttTTATCTACGTTTGTTGTAATTATACATTACCCAATTGCTCATAATTTTGCTTGTATTGTGTTGTTTATAAACGTAATTACCAGGTCCTATGCACTACAATGGAATATACCATCTCTTCTACcaatataatccaaaaggTGCAATTTGGGGCAACATTGTCTGGGCTCATTCTGTTTCTAAGGATTTGATCAATTGGGAGGCTCTCGAGCCTGCAATTTACCCTTCAGAATGGTTTGATATTGTCGGATGTTGGTCCGGGTCCGCAACAATCCTGCCTGACAATAAACCCGTAATCCTTTACACTGGCGTTGACCCAAAACAGCGTCAGCTCCAAAACTATGCCATACCCAAGAACTTGTCTGATCCGTACCTCCGCGAGTGGGTCAAGCCCAAAGACAATCCGGTAGTATCTCCGGACTCAAAAGTAAATGCTACCGCCTTCCGTGATCCAACTACTGCTTGGTATGCTGATGGGCAGTGGAGGATGGCGGTGGGCAGCAGGAGGAATGACAGAGGCGTTGCCTATTTGTATAGGAGCAAGGATTTTAAGAAGTGGGTTAAGGCCAAGCACCCACTTCATGCGAAAGCGGAAACTGGTATGTGGGAGTGTCCAGACTTCTTCCCAGTTGCGCTATCCGGTGAAGACGGGGTGGATACTTCACTTATTAATCAGAATGTGAAGCATGTGTTGAAGGTTAGCTTGGAACTGACAAGATATGAGTACTATACGCTTGGTATTTATGATAAGGGAAAAGATAGGTATTATCCTGATAGCAATTTAGTTGATGGTTGGAGTGGGCTTAGATATGATTATGGCAACTTTTATGCTTCCAAGACTTTCTTTGACCCAAGCAAGAATAGAAGAATTTTGTGGGGTTGGGCTAATGAGTCTGATGCTGAACATGATGATACGAATAAAGGATGGGCAGGAATTCAGGTGAATCTATTGATTTTTTAACAATGTTTTAGTGAGACAATTTTAGTGACAATgaacttaataatatatttatatttcttgcaTCAATTTAGCTCATTCCAAGGAAGCTATGGCTTGATCCCAGAGGAAACCAATTAATACAATGGCCGATTCAAGAATTGGAGACTCTAAGAGGGCAAAGTGTTCAATTGACcaaaaaacatattaaaaagggAGAATACGTTGAAGTTAAAGGCATAACTGCTGCTCAGGTTTGGTCattatatat
Coding sequences within:
- the LOC8263195 gene encoding beta-fructofuranosidase, insoluble isoenzyme 1, producing MIGMLKLIAATCSIAFVFLTMAMASGQGSHQRIQAKQVKQLHRTAYHFQPPMHWINDPNGPMHYNGIYHLFYQYNPKGAIWGNIVWAHSVSKDLINWEALEPAIYPSEWFDIVGCWSGSATILPDNKPVILYTGVDPKQRQLQNYAIPKNLSDPYLREWVKPKDNPVVSPDSKVNATAFRDPTTAWYADGQWRMAVGSRRNDRGVAYLYRSKDFKKWVKAKHPLHAKAETGMWECPDFFPVALSGEDGVDTSLINQNVKHVLKVSLELTRYEYYTLGIYDKGKDRYYPDSNLVDGWSGLRYDYGNFYASKTFFDPSKNRRILWGWANESDAEHDDTNKGWAGIQLIPRKLWLDPRGNQLIQWPIQELETLRGQSVQLTKKHIKKGEYVEVKGITAAQADVDVTFSFPSLDKAEPFDPKWKNLVAQDICAVKGSKAQGGLGPFGLLTLASENLEEFTPVFFRVFKASDKYKVLLCSDARSSSLGSGLYRPSFAGFVDVDLADKKLSLRSLIDHSVVESFGAEGRTVVTARVYPTIAIYDKAHLFAFNNGSETVIVENLKAWSMNRPVMNPPLRK